A genome region from Methanofollis sp. includes the following:
- a CDS encoding transposase, whose translation MIVQAEREVSTSKREGQSVGIDVGLNSFAVDSEGAVIENPRFYEHSLDRIKKLQQSIARKKRFSQNWKKAKSRLETVYDHITNQKRDFMHKLSRLYVDTYATICVEDLNIKGLKEKGNSKGLHRSIRDASWGRFYSDLAYKAESAGTKLVKVDPRNTSQMCSNGGSIVKKTLSERVHECPYCGFVADRDYNAAANIHRVGMEQPIEPVEMRSTSRSGKSPISRAVKTTPLHHISVMQVLSMKQEATPKQARGSSQGIGIPARKTR comes from the coding sequence GTGATTGTTCAGGCAGAGCGGGAGGTCTCCACGTCAAAACGTGAAGGGCAATCTGTCGGTATCGATGTCGGTCTGAACTCGTTTGCGGTCGATAGCGAGGGTGCGGTGATCGAAAACCCCCGATTCTATGAGCACTCGCTTGACCGGATCAAGAAGTTGCAACAGAGCATTGCCCGGAAGAAACGATTTTCACAGAACTGGAAGAAAGCAAAGAGCAGACTGGAGACGGTCTATGATCATATCACGAACCAGAAGAGAGATTTTATGCACAAACTCTCCCGCCTGTATGTTGATACCTATGCAACGATCTGCGTCGAAGACCTGAATATCAAAGGTCTGAAGGAGAAAGGCAACTCTAAAGGACTGCACAGGAGCATTCGCGATGCTTCATGGGGACGATTCTATTCTGATCTTGCGTACAAGGCTGAAAGTGCAGGTACGAAACTTGTAAAAGTCGATCCCCGGAATACGTCACAGATGTGCTCAAACGGCGGGAGCATTGTGAAAAAGACGCTCTCCGAGAGAGTCCACGAATGTCCGTACTGTGGGTTTGTTGCCGATCGAGATTACAATGCCGCGGCGAATATTCACCGCGTGGGGATGGAACAGCCCATTGAGCCTGTGGAAATGCGGAGCACTTCCCGGTCAGGGAAATCTCCGATTTCCCGTGCTGTGAAGACGACACCTCTACATCATATTTCTGTGATGCAAGTGTTGTCCATGAAGCAGGAAGCCACGCCCAAACAGGCGCGGGGAAGTTCACAGGGTATCGGCATTCCTGCCAGAAAAACCCGTTGA
- a CDS encoding helix-turn-helix domain-containing protein yields MLFSYKYRAYPDATVETRLNAALDTCRWLYNKLLEECNTARENGITPKMQKTQARIVTLKDKNPALKEVYSKVLQMVNYTLWSNIAALSHTQKKGWKIGKLHFKSAFRYRTLNYNQPGFKIDKEHSTISFSKIGTLPFTMHRPYTGR; encoded by the coding sequence ATGCTCTTTTCCTACAAGTATCGAGCATATCCAGACGCAACCGTTGAGACACGGCTGAATGCTGCACTCGATACCTGCAGGTGGTTATATAACAAACTTCTTGAAGAGTGCAACACTGCACGAGAGAATGGGATCACTCCGAAGATGCAGAAAACGCAGGCGCGGATCGTCACGTTGAAAGACAAGAATCCTGCACTGAAAGAGGTATATTCCAAAGTGCTCCAGATGGTGAACTATACCCTCTGGAGCAACATCGCCGCACTGTCACATACACAGAAGAAAGGATGGAAGATCGGCAAGCTCCATTTCAAGAGCGCCTTCCGGTACCGGACGCTCAATTACAACCAGCCAGGGTTCAAGATTGATAAAGAGCATAGCACCATCTCATTCTCGAAGATCGGAACACTTCCCTTCACCATGCACCGGCCATACACGGGAAGGTGA